The proteins below are encoded in one region of Methanofollis aquaemaris:
- a CDS encoding glycosyltransferase family 4 protein, giving the protein MNLLICSFEYYPYGTGIANVTYNVVKKLEERGITCTVASPTGPDIKLGNRSLIMRFGVGGLFHYWHTVTRRLREGDYDAVWMHQPMFPGRVPFNRCVATLHSTSYGEYTHWPDSTARHIKAYKRFSSLCERRCLQSFPDSAFFTGVSRGVCDEIVGMGVDPQKVRYIPNGVDTDRFSPSSDPGDLRERLGIPDGRTVVLSVGRFIPQKNPFGMVDLFSELEHLRDDLTLVAAGHGSLLEATRAYAAEKGVRNAIFPGRMPWEDVPSLYAVADLYLMTSRYEGQPLTLLEALSSGLPSIVSDIPTLGLVKEANAGLVIDPSQPTVAASSVAAYLENGVAAHATNARRYALENLKWSGIADQYIRAFREVARN; this is encoded by the coding sequence ATGAATCTGTTGATCTGCAGTTTTGAATATTATCCATACGGGACAGGGATTGCCAACGTCACCTATAATGTGGTGAAGAAACTTGAAGAACGCGGGATCACATGCACCGTGGCCTCGCCGACTGGTCCGGACATCAAACTGGGGAATCGCTCCCTCATCATGCGGTTTGGGGTCGGAGGGCTCTTCCATTACTGGCATACCGTCACCAGAAGACTCCGAGAGGGCGATTATGATGCAGTCTGGATGCATCAGCCGATGTTTCCAGGCAGGGTGCCGTTCAACCGATGTGTTGCGACTCTGCATTCGACCTCGTATGGCGAGTATACTCACTGGCCGGACAGCACTGCCCGTCACATCAAGGCCTATAAGAGATTCTCTTCTCTCTGTGAGCGCCGGTGTCTGCAGTCTTTCCCGGACAGCGCCTTCTTCACCGGGGTGAGTCGTGGTGTCTGCGACGAGATTGTCGGGATGGGAGTGGACCCGCAGAAGGTCAGGTACATCCCGAATGGTGTCGACACGGATCGTTTTTCCCCTTCGTCTGACCCCGGAGATTTACGGGAGCGGTTAGGCATTCCTGATGGTCGCACGGTCGTGCTCTCAGTTGGTCGTTTCATCCCGCAGAAGAATCCTTTCGGTATGGTTGATCTCTTCTCGGAACTTGAACACCTGCGTGACGACCTCACCCTGGTTGCAGCAGGTCATGGCTCTCTCCTTGAGGCGACCAGAGCATATGCCGCAGAAAAAGGCGTGAGAAATGCTATATTCCCTGGGAGAATGCCGTGGGAAGATGTCCCGTCTCTCTATGCCGTTGCAGATCTCTATCTGATGACCTCACGGTATGAGGGGCAACCGCTTACTCTTCTGGAAGCTCTCTCTTCCGGTCTCCCTAGCATCGTTTCTGATATCCCCACCCTTGGTCTGGTGAAGGAGGCGAATGCCGGTCTGGTCATCGATCCGTCACAACCCACTGTTGCCGCCAGTTCGGTGGCCGCCTATCTTGAGAACGGTGTCGCAGCCCATGCGACGAATGCACGCCGTTACGCCCTTGAAAATCTCAAATGGTCGGGGATCGCAGACCAATATATCAGAGCCTTTCGGGAGGTGGCCCGGAATTGA
- a CDS encoding glycosyltransferase family 4 protein produces the protein MTYELSQNLVRVGYKVDVVTCNTDHAPQTEEYGEVHVLRFPSLNLLGARYPVPLPSPAALHLFIRILRGDYHAVCTNTRFFSVTLLGWLVAKVKKIPLVHLEHGSSHPYLEGRAALALAEVYDHTIGSMIVRDAAATFGVSAAAAEFLSHLGAESPRVLHNGIDLAPFRAAQAGGNGDRPSVDITFIGRLVYGKGVQDLLSIYPSLPEGVNLKIVGDGPYRFDLEEIASGMRGVSFLGTISHDEIPEILTSTTIFVNPSYSEGLPTSVIEACAAGCAVVATDVGGTREIITDGKNGFLVRPGDREALVKRITFLIEHPEIARGLGASAQRSVRERFSWDVIRGRWSHEIETLVRSVLDRGALAQDGIPPHSAHSPEKEG, from the coding sequence GTGACCTATGAACTCTCTCAGAATCTTGTTCGAGTGGGCTATAAGGTGGATGTGGTCACCTGCAACACCGACCATGCTCCTCAGACTGAAGAATATGGTGAAGTTCACGTTCTGCGGTTCCCTTCTCTGAACCTGCTCGGCGCACGATATCCGGTGCCTCTTCCTTCTCCTGCCGCGCTCCACCTCTTCATCAGGATCCTGAGGGGAGACTATCATGCTGTCTGCACGAACACCAGGTTTTTCTCTGTCACTCTGCTGGGATGGCTTGTGGCAAAGGTCAAAAAGATCCCGCTCGTCCACCTTGAGCACGGCTCCTCCCATCCCTACCTGGAGGGGCGGGCCGCGTTGGCACTCGCTGAGGTCTATGATCACACCATCGGATCTATGATCGTCAGGGATGCCGCGGCTACGTTTGGTGTATCGGCTGCAGCTGCCGAATTCCTCAGTCATCTTGGTGCCGAAAGCCCGCGGGTGCTCCACAACGGCATCGACCTTGCACCTTTCAGGGCTGCACAGGCCGGAGGCAACGGCGATCGTCCTTCGGTCGACATCACCTTCATCGGGAGGTTGGTCTACGGGAAGGGGGTCCAGGATCTCCTCTCGATTTATCCCTCCCTCCCGGAGGGAGTGAACCTGAAAATCGTGGGCGACGGCCCGTACAGGTTCGATCTTGAGGAGATTGCATCGGGGATGAGGGGAGTCTCATTTCTCGGCACCATTTCACATGACGAGATCCCCGAGATCCTCACGTCGACCACGATTTTTGTCAACCCCTCGTACTCCGAGGGCCTGCCCACCTCGGTGATCGAGGCATGTGCGGCAGGATGTGCCGTTGTGGCGACCGATGTGGGCGGGACGCGTGAGATCATCACTGACGGCAAGAATGGTTTTCTTGTCCGTCCGGGGGACAGAGAGGCGCTGGTAAAGCGGATCACGTTCCTCATCGAACATCCTGAAATCGCCAGAGGACTTGGTGCATCGGCGCAAAGGTCGGTCAGAGAGCGTTTTTCCTGGGACGTTATCAGGGGGAGGTGGTCCCATGAGATCGAGACCCTTGTCAGATCAGTCCTGGACAGGGGGGCACTTGCACAGGACGGGATACCGCCCCACAGTGCCCACTCTCCTGAGAAAGAGGGCTGA
- the comE gene encoding sulfopyruvate decarboxylase subunit beta, translating to MHEDLVCTILEDVGVDLTLTLPCDRAGDLCFLLPDRIRTVGLTREEDGVGIAAGAVLAGLRPVVVIQSSGLGNMLNAIMSLTVTFGLPLPVLASWRGVYEERIPAQIPFNSQLPGVLDALGITYTIIAEPSDLPQIGEVVEDAFAHSRPHVALISPKVWEGEACPAVSRIVPVRARHSTLVYDAEIGEPTMARYDAIRTLAPYLGDAAVVSNIGVPSKELYAVLDRPLTFYMLGSYTQATPIGLGLALGTDRRVVVIDGDGSLLGSSVLSVVAAAAPENLTVIGLDNGAFGSTGNQPTYAAANVDLELLARASGFTRTWKVGSPEEIGAVMAASADEGPNFIHVMLRPGNASVGNIPLTPQEIRARFAAALRDC from the coding sequence ATGCATGAAGATCTCGTCTGTACGATCCTCGAGGATGTCGGAGTCGACCTCACCCTCACCCTCCCCTGCGACCGGGCCGGGGACCTCTGCTTCCTCCTGCCCGATCGGATCCGGACCGTCGGCCTCACCCGCGAGGAAGACGGCGTCGGGATCGCCGCCGGCGCCGTGCTTGCCGGGCTGCGCCCGGTGGTGGTCATCCAGAGTTCGGGCCTCGGGAATATGCTCAATGCGATCATGTCGCTCACCGTCACCTTCGGCCTTCCTTTGCCAGTGCTCGCGAGCTGGCGCGGGGTCTACGAGGAACGGATCCCCGCCCAGATCCCCTTCAACAGCCAGTTGCCCGGCGTGCTCGACGCCCTCGGGATCACCTATACGATCATCGCCGAGCCCTCCGACCTCCCGCAGATCGGCGAGGTGGTCGAGGACGCCTTCGCCCATTCCCGCCCGCACGTCGCCCTCATCTCGCCGAAGGTCTGGGAAGGCGAGGCATGCCCTGCGGTCTCCCGCATCGTACCGGTGCGGGCCCGGCACTCGACGCTCGTCTATGATGCCGAAATTGGGGAACCGACGATGGCACGATATGACGCCATCAGGACCCTGGCCCCCTATCTGGGGGACGCTGCAGTCGTCTCGAACATCGGTGTCCCGAGCAAGGAACTGTATGCAGTTCTGGACCGCCCGCTCACCTTCTATATGCTTGGTTCATACACGCAGGCGACGCCCATCGGCCTCGGGCTCGCTCTTGGTACCGACCGCCGGGTGGTCGTCATCGACGGTGACGGCAGTCTCCTGGGCTCCTCGGTCCTCTCTGTGGTGGCGGCCGCCGCCCCGGAAAACCTCACGGTGATCGGTCTGGACAACGGGGCCTTTGGTTCCACCGGCAATCAGCCCACCTATGCGGCCGCCAATGTCGATCTTGAACTCCTGGCTCGGGCCAGCGGCTTTACCAGGACCTGGAAGGTCGGGAGCCCTGAAGAGATCGGGGCAGTGATGGCTGCTTCAGCCGATGAGGGTCCGAACTTCATTCATGTGATGCTCAGGCCTGGAAATGCATCGGTCGGCAATATCCCTCTTACCCCTCAGGAGATCAGGGCCCGCTTTGCTGCAGCCCTCAGGGACTGCTGA
- a CDS encoding cysteate synthase → MRHYELVCPGCGVVLEDHYTLSCPQGCDALIRARYQRKKLGVRNEPGIFRFADWLPVEGTLKAAAGPVTYRSEGLARDLGLKNLYIGFNGYWPERGAEIHTCSFKELEALPTMVRVRETGDGTLVVASAGNTGRAFCQTVAATGGQVVVVVPEKAATRLWTTVETDGVCMVLVDGDYSDTIAVADALCAHPSLLPEGGARNVARRDGMGTVMLDAAVTIGRLPDRYFQAVGSGTGGIAAWEAAMRLVGDGRFGQALPRLHLVQNLPFVPMVRAWEVARREIVPATDMPDARTAVAAVYADVLTNRKPPYGIGGGVFDTLTATRGTMHAVTNPAAEAAARWCEEAEGIDLDPAAAVALAALADAVETGSVGPDEIVLLNLTGGGYRRVAEDHEQYRIEPAFRVSAGVETTALAGDVLSWVRNHA, encoded by the coding sequence ATGCGACACTATGAACTCGTCTGTCCCGGGTGCGGAGTGGTCCTTGAGGATCATTACACGCTCTCATGTCCGCAGGGGTGCGATGCACTGATCAGGGCCAGATACCAGAGAAAAAAATTGGGTGTCAGGAACGAACCCGGAATATTCCGTTTCGCCGACTGGCTCCCGGTCGAGGGGACGCTGAAGGCCGCGGCCGGGCCGGTGACCTACCGGAGCGAGGGCCTGGCCCGCGACCTCGGGCTCAAGAATCTGTATATCGGTTTCAACGGCTACTGGCCGGAACGGGGCGCCGAGATCCATACCTGTTCGTTCAAAGAACTGGAAGCCCTGCCCACGATGGTCAGGGTGAGGGAGACCGGAGACGGTACGCTGGTCGTGGCCTCGGCAGGGAACACCGGTCGGGCCTTCTGCCAGACCGTCGCCGCCACCGGGGGACAGGTCGTAGTGGTGGTGCCTGAGAAGGCCGCCACGCGTCTCTGGACGACCGTCGAGACCGACGGGGTCTGTATGGTCCTGGTGGACGGCGACTATTCGGACACCATCGCCGTCGCCGACGCCCTCTGCGCCCACCCCTCCCTCCTTCCTGAGGGCGGGGCCAGAAATGTCGCGAGACGGGACGGGATGGGCACGGTGATGCTCGACGCGGCGGTCACCATCGGGCGTCTCCCTGACCGCTACTTCCAGGCGGTCGGGAGCGGGACCGGCGGGATCGCCGCGTGGGAAGCGGCGATGCGACTGGTCGGGGACGGACGGTTCGGGCAGGCCCTCCCGCGTCTTCACCTTGTCCAGAACCTCCCCTTCGTCCCGATGGTCAGGGCATGGGAGGTCGCGCGGCGGGAGATCGTGCCGGCGACCGATATGCCCGACGCCCGCACGGCGGTCGCTGCGGTCTACGCCGACGTGCTGACCAATCGGAAGCCTCCCTATGGGATCGGGGGCGGGGTCTTCGACACCCTCACGGCCACCAGGGGGACGATGCATGCGGTCACCAACCCTGCCGCGGAGGCAGCGGCGCGCTGGTGCGAGGAGGCCGAGGGGATCGATCTCGATCCGGCGGCCGCGGTCGCGCTCGCCGCCCTGGCCGACGCCGTCGAGACCGGATCGGTCGGCCCTGACGAGATCGTCCTCCTCAATCTCACCGGCGGCGGGTATCGGCGGGTCGCCGAGGATCACGAGCAGTACCGGATCGAACCGGCGTTCCGGGTCTCCGCCGGGGTCGAGACAACCGCTCTTGCCGGCGACGTCCTATCATGGGTGAGAAACCATGCATGA
- a CDS encoding methanogenesis marker 16 metalloprotein, whose amino-acid sequence MKTISEIRERVRDGEAVVLTASEFKARVRARERPGPVDVDVVTCGTCGVMSGTAALLSVPVAPPGTFGRAEAVRLNGVPAYPGPCPNERLGLVDMIVYGTAHLGARYGGGHLFADLAAGKEVHVEVDARGRTYEAEFTLDDCGTARLFTTRSAFKNYTAFVNCSAAPEETIFSVTGLKGSCAEASVSGCGEISPVENDPALRVLGPGARVLLNGAPGLVMGEGTRSTPEKPNLSVFAEMKGMDPCTCGGFVTAAGPECITSIAAPIPVLDQGSIDALSVLDDEVALPVADIKDRRPFTRTTYAEVWRGTDHEVVYEPSTCLFCEPCRATAICPTGAFLVGQGIDPCLCASCGACAVACTGGSVHADLGTLDVAGVTVPITMRQSDRKKAEELCVRLKGALLDGSFEL is encoded by the coding sequence ATGAAGACGATCTCTGAGATCAGGGAGCGTGTCAGGGATGGGGAGGCCGTCGTTCTGACTGCGTCGGAGTTCAAGGCGCGGGTCAGGGCCAGGGAGCGTCCGGGGCCCGTGGACGTGGACGTGGTCACCTGCGGGACCTGCGGAGTGATGTCAGGGACCGCCGCTCTCCTCTCGGTCCCGGTCGCGCCGCCAGGCACCTTCGGCCGTGCAGAGGCGGTGAGGCTCAACGGTGTCCCGGCCTATCCCGGCCCCTGCCCGAACGAACGCCTCGGTCTCGTCGATATGATCGTCTATGGCACCGCCCATCTGGGGGCACGCTATGGCGGCGGCCACCTCTTCGCCGACCTTGCGGCAGGGAAAGAGGTCCATGTGGAGGTCGATGCGAGAGGGCGGACCTATGAAGCCGAGTTCACCCTCGACGACTGCGGCACCGCCCGCCTCTTTACCACCAGGAGCGCCTTCAAGAACTACACCGCTTTTGTGAACTGCTCTGCCGCCCCAGAGGAGACGATCTTCTCGGTGACCGGCCTGAAAGGCTCCTGTGCCGAGGCCTCGGTCAGCGGATGCGGCGAGATCAGTCCGGTGGAGAACGACCCCGCGCTCAGGGTGCTGGGGCCCGGCGCTCGAGTGCTGCTGAACGGGGCCCCTGGTCTGGTGATGGGCGAGGGGACGAGAAGTACGCCGGAGAAACCGAACCTCTCGGTCTTTGCCGAGATGAAAGGGATGGACCCCTGCACCTGCGGCGGGTTCGTCACGGCCGCAGGCCCGGAGTGCATCACCAGCATCGCCGCCCCGATCCCGGTGCTGGATCAGGGCTCGATCGACGCCCTGTCGGTCCTGGACGATGAGGTCGCCCTTCCGGTCGCCGATATCAAGGACCGGCGGCCTTTTACGAGGACCACCTACGCGGAGGTCTGGCGGGGGACCGATCACGAGGTGGTCTATGAACCCTCCACCTGCCTCTTCTGCGAACCATGTCGGGCGACTGCGATCTGTCCGACCGGGGCCTTCCTGGTCGGTCAGGGGATCGACCCCTGCCTCTGCGCCTCGTGCGGGGCCTGTGCGGTCGCCTGTACGGGGGGCTCGGTCCATGCCGACCTCGGAACCCTCGACGTCGCCGGTGTGACGGTCCCGATCACCATGCGGCAGTCTGACCGGAAGAAGGCTGAAGAACTCTGTGTGCGCCTCAAAGGCGCTCTCCTGGACGGATCATTTGAACTCTAG
- a CDS encoding (Fe-S)-binding protein: protein MGWTPPGKNCGLCGARTCEAFMEMVAAGERSVADCPFSAGEACIVAPDAIYTGRDFVGNAYDFVIDPLPGEPSARKIVLPFRPDLVERWEIAEGEIVVGRPMGAGCPVQHVIRVIEADPVTGVITGHVVGPEFSREGEYHDVRAYHMLGFEGMATHLSSPPVFGKRQRFLPGFCMMALAHTGVTNMIVERPEGLHVRVEDVII from the coding sequence ATGGGGTGGACACCGCCCGGAAAAAACTGCGGGCTCTGCGGGGCGCGGACCTGTGAGGCGTTCATGGAGATGGTCGCCGCAGGGGAACGATCTGTCGCCGACTGCCCCTTCTCCGCGGGTGAGGCCTGTATCGTCGCCCCCGATGCGATCTATACGGGCCGGGACTTCGTCGGCAATGCCTACGACTTTGTCATCGACCCCCTTCCCGGCGAACCCTCGGCCAGGAAGATCGTCCTCCCCTTCAGGCCGGACCTCGTGGAGCGGTGGGAGATCGCGGAGGGCGAGATCGTCGTCGGCCGCCCGATGGGCGCAGGTTGCCCTGTCCAGCATGTGATCAGGGTGATCGAGGCCGACCCCGTCACCGGGGTGATCACCGGTCATGTCGTCGGCCCCGAGTTCTCCAGGGAAGGGGAGTACCACGACGTCAGGGCCTATCATATGCTCGGGTTCGAGGGGATGGCCACCCATCTCTCCTCTCCCCCGGTCTTCGGAAAACGCCAGCGGTTTCTCCCCGGCTTCTGCATGATGGCCCTCGCCCATACCGGGGTTACCAATATGATAGTGGAGCGCCCGGAGGGGTTGCATGTGCGGGTGGAGGACGTCATCATATGA
- a CDS encoding GTP-binding protein, producing the protein MKLVVIAGPPSAGKTAVVRQILRNLGTGEKAAYLKIDVVRAFEDEELATEFSIPTRKVYSGDLCPDHAGIMVMADALRWAEKEEASILIVESAGLCLRCSPYVTQALGIVVLSAVSGTHAPLKMGPMIGLADVAVVTRIDLVSQAEKEVFREGIREVAPEIEIVETNAVQGTGMRYLLRRIAEADEVRDAATVELRGVPPLGVCTVCVGKKEIGWQHHFGVVRRLGDAGNLFRGD; encoded by the coding sequence ATGAAACTGGTCGTCATTGCCGGACCCCCTTCGGCCGGCAAGACAGCGGTCGTCCGCCAGATCCTCAGGAACCTCGGGACCGGGGAGAAAGCGGCCTACCTCAAGATCGACGTCGTCCGGGCCTTCGAGGACGAAGAACTTGCAACCGAGTTCAGCATCCCCACACGGAAAGTCTACTCCGGCGACCTCTGCCCCGACCATGCCGGGATCATGGTGATGGCCGACGCCCTCAGGTGGGCGGAGAAGGAAGAGGCGTCCATCCTCATCGTCGAGTCTGCAGGCCTCTGCCTCAGGTGTTCGCCGTACGTCACCCAGGCCCTCGGCATTGTCGTCCTCAGCGCCGTCTCGGGCACCCACGCCCCCCTCAAGATGGGGCCGATGATCGGCCTCGCGGACGTGGCGGTCGTCACCAGGATCGACCTCGTCTCGCAGGCCGAGAAGGAGGTCTTCAGGGAGGGGATCAGGGAGGTGGCGCCCGAGATCGAGATCGTGGAGACGAACGCGGTGCAGGGAACCGGCATGCGCTATCTGCTCCGGAGGATCGCAGAGGCCGACGAGGTGCGGGACGCTGCCACCGTCGAACTCCGCGGTGTCCCGCCCCTCGGTGTCTGCACCGTCTGTGTCGGCAAGAAAGAGATCGGGTGGCAGCACCATTTCGGGGTCGTCAGAAGACTCGGGGATGCGGGCAACCTCTTCCGGGGTGATTAG
- a CDS encoding ATP-binding cassette domain-containing protein: MDLQVTEITVLPGRDKNGETEHFDRIVIRPGETLAIVGPTGSGKSAFINDIEVFARDDTVTGRTVLVNGAIPPDDYVRDPAKKPIALITQNTKCLADLKVAAFLEMHVRSRKIEGDEIISETIALANEFTGEKITPGARMTSLSGGQTRSLMVADAILVGSTPVIILDEVENAGIFKDRVIEVLRRYQKAVVFVTHDPLVALMCDRRVVMRNGTVVRVIEHTDSEDEALSAVKKMDGILCRLRERIRAGEAITGGVQAV; the protein is encoded by the coding sequence ATGGACCTGCAGGTCACCGAGATCACCGTCCTCCCCGGAAGGGACAAGAACGGCGAGACCGAGCACTTCGACCGGATCGTCATCAGACCGGGCGAGACCCTCGCCATCGTCGGCCCGACCGGATCGGGGAAGAGTGCATTCATCAATGACATCGAAGTCTTTGCCAGGGACGACACCGTCACCGGACGGACCGTCCTCGTCAACGGAGCGATACCTCCCGACGACTATGTACGTGATCCGGCGAAAAAGCCGATCGCCCTCATCACCCAGAACACCAAATGCCTCGCCGACCTCAAGGTCGCGGCGTTTCTGGAGATGCATGTCAGGTCGCGAAAGATCGAAGGGGACGAGATCATCAGCGAGACGATCGCCCTTGCAAACGAGTTCACCGGCGAGAAGATCACGCCGGGGGCGCGGATGACCTCCCTCTCAGGCGGGCAGACCAGGTCCCTGATGGTGGCGGACGCGATCCTCGTCGGGAGCACGCCCGTGATCATCCTGGACGAGGTCGAGAATGCCGGGATCTTCAAGGACCGGGTGATCGAGGTGCTCCGCCGCTACCAGAAGGCGGTGGTCTTCGTCACCCACGACCCCCTCGTCGCCCTGATGTGCGATAGGAGGGTCGTGATGCGGAACGGCACGGTCGTCAGGGTCATCGAACACACCGACAGCGAAGACGAGGCCCTTTCAGCGGTGAAAAAGATGGACGGCATCCTCTGCCGTCTCAGAGAACGGATACGTGCGGGCGAGGCCATCACCGGCGGGGTGCAGGCAGTATGA
- a CDS encoding uracil-xanthine permease family protein, producing the protein MSRRPEDLVYSVDERPPASVAVPFTLQFVVQHVALSLMIPIIIVAAVGGPPAMTAALLSSLLIAEGVGTALQALRGRGIGCGYLMPNACDESFLVATLHAAQAGGLALAFGMTAVAGLLQMGLSRVVRELRVLFPPEVMGMVITVLGFSLIPFGIQSFLGMTGGTDTAGFVPAGVGVAVLTLAVLVISPRFGEKYEANAIITALAVGLGASYLLGLYPADALEQVMAAPLLQAPDLSYFFWSFDLRLLPIFLIAVIATTIQTITNVTIGQRVNDAAWVRPDMENIRDGVFTMGLTNVFAGVIGSPGVSTASSELGISVASRITSRYIGFLFGGALVVCAFVPKATTAFSLVPIYVIGAVVVYICAFLIMVGITTMLSRMMDTRKVLVIGLSLVFGLSVQFVPYVFEDVPPIFEPVFASSITLATITAIVLNLALRFGIRQEESIVIEPGAAASREIEAFLQRKGEEWGAREEVVVRAVAAATEVAEGTMGSLTDGPVEVSASFDELNLDLAVGYTGQALAFPASRPTEEEMLEDDLGFAAFAWYMAGQYADTARSAEENGRCRVVLHFDH; encoded by the coding sequence ATGAGCAGGCGACCTGAAGACCTCGTGTACAGCGTTGACGAACGCCCGCCCGCGTCGGTAGCGGTGCCCTTCACCCTCCAGTTCGTCGTCCAGCACGTCGCCCTCTCCCTGATGATCCCGATCATCATCGTCGCGGCCGTCGGGGGTCCGCCCGCAATGACGGCGGCCCTCCTCTCCTCCCTTCTCATTGCCGAAGGAGTAGGCACCGCCCTCCAGGCCCTTCGCGGGCGCGGCATCGGCTGCGGCTACCTGATGCCGAACGCCTGCGACGAGTCCTTCCTGGTGGCGACCCTCCATGCCGCCCAGGCAGGCGGCCTCGCCCTCGCGTTCGGCATGACCGCCGTCGCCGGCCTTCTCCAGATGGGCCTCTCCCGCGTCGTCAGGGAACTACGCGTCCTCTTCCCGCCCGAGGTGATGGGGATGGTCATCACGGTCCTCGGCTTCTCCCTCATCCCCTTCGGGATCCAGAGTTTTCTCGGCATGACCGGCGGGACGGACACTGCCGGTTTTGTCCCCGCCGGTGTCGGCGTGGCCGTCCTCACCCTTGCGGTCCTCGTCATCTCGCCCCGGTTCGGCGAGAAGTATGAGGCGAACGCGATCATCACCGCCCTTGCCGTCGGCCTTGGCGCGAGTTATCTCCTCGGCCTGTACCCGGCCGACGCTCTCGAGCAGGTGATGGCGGCCCCCCTCCTCCAGGCCCCTGACCTCTCGTACTTCTTCTGGTCCTTCGATCTCCGTCTGCTCCCGATCTTTCTCATCGCCGTGATCGCGACGACGATCCAGACGATCACCAATGTTACGATCGGGCAGCGGGTGAATGACGCCGCCTGGGTCAGGCCCGACATGGAGAATATCAGGGACGGCGTCTTCACGATGGGGCTCACGAACGTCTTTGCCGGTGTTATCGGTTCGCCGGGCGTCTCCACCGCCTCCTCCGAACTCGGCATCTCGGTCGCCTCCCGGATCACGAGCAGGTACATCGGTTTCCTCTTCGGCGGGGCGCTCGTCGTCTGCGCCTTCGTCCCGAAGGCGACGACCGCCTTCTCCCTGGTGCCGATCTATGTCATCGGTGCGGTCGTCGTCTACATCTGCGCCTTCCTGATCATGGTGGGGATCACGACGATGCTCTCCAGGATGATGGACACGCGGAAGGTGCTGGTCATCGGCCTCTCCCTGGTCTTCGGCCTCTCCGTCCAGTTTGTCCCGTACGTCTTCGAGGACGTCCCCCCCATCTTCGAACCTGTCTTCGCCTCTTCGATCACCCTGGCGACCATCACCGCCATCGTGCTCAACCTCGCCCTCAGGTTCGGCATCAGGCAGGAGGAGAGCATCGTGATCGAACCGGGTGCAGCCGCGTCCAGGGAGATCGAGGCCTTCCTCCAGCGCAAAGGGGAGGAGTGGGGCGCCCGCGAGGAGGTGGTCGTCCGCGCCGTCGCCGCGGCCACCGAGGTCGCGGAGGGCACGATGGGGTCTCTCACCGACGGCCCTGTCGAGGTCTCGGCTTCCTTCGACGAACTGAACCTCGACCTTGCGGTCGGCTATACCGGGCAGGCGCTGGCCTTCCCTGCCTCCCGTCCCACGGAGGAGGAGATGCTCGAAGACGACCTCGGTTTTGCCGCATTCGCCTGGTACATGGCAGGGCAGTACGCCGACACGGCCCGGAGTGCAGAGGAGAACGGGCGGTGCCGTGTCGTCCTCCATTTTGACCACTGA